The Acutalibacter muris genomic sequence CGGTACTGGACGGCCTCGGCCACGTGGTCGGCCTGTACGTTCTCGCTGCGCTCAAGGTCGGCAATGGTCCTTGCCACACGCAGCACCCGGGTATAGCTCCGGGCAGAAAAGCCGAAGCGGTCGAAGGCGGCCTCCAGCAGGCTTTGGGCCTCATGGGTCGCCTTAACGGTCTCCTCAAGCTGAGAGGAGGGTATACCGGCGTTGCAGGAGTATCCCAGTCCCTTGTACCTCTCCACCTGAAGCTGCCGGGCGGTGTTCACCCGCTTGCGTATCTGGGCGGAGGATTCGGCGGTGTTCTTGCCCGAAAGCTGCTGGAACTCCACGGGAAGCACCTGCACGTGCAGGTCGATGCGCTCCATAAGGGGGCCGGATATTCTGGACTGATACCGCTCTACAGCCCGTGGGGAGCAGGTACAGGGCCGGGTGGGGTGGCCGTGATAGCCGCAGGGACAGGGATTCATGGCAGCCACCAGCATGAACCGGCAGGGAAAAGCGGCGTTGCCGCCCACCCGGGAGATGGTTACCACGCCGTCCTCCATGGGCTGGCGCAGTATCTCCATGGCGGGGCGGGTGAACTCGGGGAGCTCGTCCAAAAACAGCACGCCGTTATGTGCAAGGGAGATCTCCCCGGGCTTCGGGGAGCTGCCCCCGCCGGAGAGCCCGGCCGGGGATATGGTGTGGTGGGGGGCCCGGAAGGGGCGGGAGCTCAGAAGTGCGCTGCCCTCGGGCAGCTTTCCGGCGATGGAGTGTATCATGGTAGTCTCAAGGGCCTCCTCAAAGGTCATCTCCGGCAGTATGGAGGGTATGCGCTTTGCCATCATGCTCTTGCCCGAGCCAGGAGTGCCCACCATTATAACGCTGTGCCCGCCGCTGGCGGCAATCTCCAGGGCCCGCTTTACCTCATACTGGCCCCGCACATCGGC encodes the following:
- a CDS encoding YifB family Mg chelatase-like AAA ATPase; translation: MVARTYSMGAFGLEAFPVEVETDLSTGLPAFEVVGLPDAAVKESRDRVRAAMKNCGFDFPVGRIVMNLAPADKRKEGPIYDLPLLLSLLKASGQLACDTDGAAFLGELSLSGQVRRVCGVLAMAVKAKEAGFKELFLPAANAREGAVIQGLTVYPVNDVQQLVGHLTGKKPISPERPGPREHIVEDMPDFADVRGQYEVKRALEIAASGGHSVIMVGTPGSGKSMMAKRIPSILPEMTFEEALETTMIHSIAGKLPEGSALLSSRPFRAPHHTISPAGLSGGGSSPKPGEISLAHNGVLFLDELPEFTRPAMEILRQPMEDGVVTISRVGGNAAFPCRFMLVAAMNPCPCGYHGHPTRPCTCSPRAVERYQSRISGPLMERIDLHVQVLPVEFQQLSGKNTAESSAQIRKRVNTARQLQVERYKGLGYSCNAGIPSSQLEETVKATHEAQSLLEAAFDRFGFSARSYTRVLRVARTIADLERSENVQADHVAEAVQYRTLDRRL